TAAGTTCACGGCCTATCAGGGATTTGATGCGTTGTTCCACTCTACAGAATGTTATATCTCTAAAACTGCCAGTCTGATGAGCGATATGTACGCATTGACCGCTATTGAAAATGTAGCTAAATATCTACCACGTGCAGTTGCTAACGGAGCTGATATGGAGGCTCGTGAAAGAGTCGCATTCGCCAATAATCTGTCCGGTGCGGTAATGACCTTTTGCAGCACTACTGCCGAACACTCTTTAGAACACGCAATGAGCGCTTATCATCAGGAGCTGCCACATGGTGCCGGATTGATTATGATCTCCAAAGCATTCTATGAATTCTTTATAGAGAAGCATGCCTGTGATGAACGATTCATCAAAATGGCACAAGCAATGGGTATGCCGGATGCTGATAAACCGGAAGACTTTATCACCATGCTGGTAAAACTACAGGAAGCTTGTGGAGTGGCAAACCTGAAGATGAGTGATTATGGATTTACGCCCGATGAATTTGATACCCTTGCCACCAATGCCAAGGAAACAATGGGCAAATTATTCCTTGCCAACCCTTACGAATTGAAGCATGAGGATTGCGTGGAGATTTACCGCAAATCGTTTCATTAATTCATAAAGCCAGTTATTGTACGAGGCTGCATCCGGGTTAATTTCATGTTCTGAACGATAATGAGAAACATGAAATTATCTTCCGATGTAGCCTCTTTTGTACCCGATAAACAGAATCTGTAATCCGGGTTATTATGTCCGTAATCTGTCTACAAGGAGTATCCCATTTCCGCCGTATTTTTGCAATATAGAAAAAAGGTAATCAATCATTTAATAAACAACAAACAAAAAAACTTGAATAATGGAACTAATTAAAGACACTCATTACGAAGGTGAACGCCCTTTGTTCGCCACTCACAATCTTCATCTGGAAAACGTAACGATCCATACCGGCGAATCTGCCCTGAAAGAATGTAGTAATATCGAAGCTGTAAATTGCCGCTTTGAGGGAAAATATCCTTTCTGGCATAACGATGGTTTCGTTGTGAAAAACTGCCTGTTTACGGAAGGAGCACGTGCCGCCCTCTGGTATTCCAATAATCTGCAAATGACAGACACTTTGGTAGAAGCACCAAAGATGTTCCGTGAAATGGATGGTATCCGGCTGGAAAACGTACAACTGCCCTATGCACTGGAAACCCTCTGGTTTTGCCGGAATGTAGAGTTGAAGAATGTAAAAGTAGACAAAGGTGATTACCTGTTTGTACACGGTGAAAATATCAGGATTGATGACTTTGAGATGAATGGTAACTACTCTTTCCAATACTGCAAAAACGTAGAAATCCGTAATGCGGTAATCAATTCAAAAGATGCTTTCTGGAATACGGAAAACGTGACGGTTTACGACTCTGTATTGAATGGGGAATATTTAGGCTGGCATTCCAG
The nucleotide sequence above comes from Bacteroides intestinalis DSM 17393. Encoded proteins:
- a CDS encoding iron-containing alcohol dehydrogenase — its product is MSHFRIYIPTRTLFGAGMVKELHNQQLPGKKAMIVISNGRSTKDNGYLNTVEAELQQAGVETAVFDRVEANPLKSTVMAGAAFAKENNCDFLVALGGGSVMDASKAMAFMATNPGDVWDYISDGTGKGQTMVNKPLPLVCVTTTAGTGSEADQWGVITNDETNEKIGFGGYDELFPVLSIVDPELMKSVPPKFTAYQGFDALFHSTECYISKTASLMSDMYALTAIENVAKYLPRAVANGADMEARERVAFANNLSGAVMTFCSTTAEHSLEHAMSAYHQELPHGAGLIMISKAFYEFFIEKHACDERFIKMAQAMGMPDADKPEDFITMLVKLQEACGVANLKMSDYGFTPDEFDTLATNAKETMGKLFLANPYELKHEDCVEIYRKSFH
- a CDS encoding DUF3737 family protein — its product is MELIKDTHYEGERPLFATHNLHLENVTIHTGESALKECSNIEAVNCRFEGKYPFWHNDGFVVKNCLFTEGARAALWYSNNLQMTDTLVEAPKMFREMDGIRLENVQLPYALETLWFCRNVELKNVKVDKGDYLFVHGENIRIDDFEMNGNYSFQYCKNVEIRNAVINSKDAFWNTENVTVYDSVLNGEYLGWHSRNLRLVNCKISGTQPLCYAHDLIMENCTMTEDADLAFEYSSVQATIHSPVHSVKNPHTGSITAESFGAIILDENIKAPGNCELKLWDDQTCFD